The Chloroflexota bacterium nucleotide sequence CCAGCCTCTGGCCCCGCACCGCACAGGCCAGGGGCTCCACAAAGGTCCCCTCCTCAAAAGACACCCCTTCAGGCAGGCGATATACGCCCCGGTCCACATTGATTGCCGGCAGGCGGACATACTCCGCGAACCCCCCCGGGTCGAAGCTGGTCCGGCGCAGTGTATCGCAAAGGGTATGGTGCCCGTTTATGCAGTAATGGCAGGTATTGCAGGGGACATGGTGGTTGGCCGCAATCCGGTCGCCCGCCTTGAACTGCTTTACCCCCTCTCCCACCGCCTCAATCACCCCTGCCACCTCGTGGCCCAGCACCAGGGGGGCCTTGGCAAGGCGATACCACTCCAGCACATCGCTGCCGCAGATACCGCAGGCTTCCACCCGCATCAGGACCTCACCGGGGCCGACCGCAGGTACAGGCCGCTGCTCTACCCTTACATCCTGATTGCTGTAATAGACAGCAACCCTCATTCCGGGGCTCTTACCGCCTTTTCCTTTTCCTTTCTGAATATGTCGTGGGCCTGTTTCGGGTTGGCGTTTTCGTGGATGATGGCCCTCAGGGCCTTGACCATAGCTACCGGATAGTCATGCTGCCAGATGTTTCTCCCCAGGTTCACCCCGATAGCACCCTTCTCCATGCCGTCATGGACGAAGTTGAACACCTCCAACTCCGTGTCCACCTTGGGCCCTCCCGCTATGACCACGGGGACAGGGCAGCCATTCACTACCTTCTCAAACCCTTCGCACCAGTAGGTCTTTACGACCCTCGCCCCCAGCTCGGCAGCGATGCGACAGCACAGAGCCAGATAGCGGGCCTCCCTCTTTTCCAGCTCCTTGCCCACCGCGGTGACGGCCATTACGGGAAGGCCGTACTCCTCCCCTTCATCCACCAGCTTCGCCAGGTTTAACAGGGACTCCCGTTCATGCTCACTGCCCACAAAGATGGATATTCCCACCCCGCTGGCATTGAGGCGGAGGGCCTCCTTTACCGATGTGGTAAGCCCCTCATGGGACAGATCCTTGCCGACTATGCTGGCTCCCCCTGAGACCCTGAGGATAACGGGCTTGGTATTCTCCGGGTCGATGGCGGAGCGCAGTACTCCCCGGGTGACAAAGAGGGCGTCAAAGTAGGGGAGAAGGGGCTTCATGGTCTCACCGGGCCTTTCCAGCTTTGTAGTCGGCCCCTGAAAATAGCCATGGTCTATGGGCAAGAAAAGGCAATGGCCATCCGGCTGGATTAATCGGGCCAGGCGGTTCTTCATCCCCCAGTCCATGGGCTACCTCCTCTGTCCAATTGTGGTTCTCCCCTGCTTCAAGCCCTCGTGAAAAGCGGCGATATTCGCCTTGAGCTTCTCACTGCGGGCAAACCTCTTCTCCAACTGACTCACCAGGAGAGAAGGGGACAGGACCCCCGTGGCCTGGATGTAGGCCCCCAGGAGGACCAGGTTGGCCGCCTGGCTGTCGCCGGTGAGGGCCACGGATAGCTGGATAGCGGGCACCTTCGCGATATGGACATCCCCCCGGTCTATTCTCTGATTGAGGCCGGCGCTCTCGGTGACCACCCAGCCCCCGGGCTTCACCCGGGGCAGAAAGGACTTCAGCTGGGAGGCCTCCATAATGACAATGGCCTGGGGCCGCCATACCAGGGGCGAGGCGATGGTCTCTCTGGAGAAGACAACGGTGGCCTCGCAGGGCCCGCCCCGCTGGGCCGTGGTCATGGAGGGGAGCCAGACCGCATAGGGATACTCCTCCAGGGCGGCCTGGGCCAGGGTCAGGCCGGCCAGCATCACCCCCTGGCCCCCGATGCCGGCTATAATCACATTGTGGTTTGCCTTCACCCCTTGACCTCCACCGGTTCCCTGTCCTCCATCTCCTCCCGGCCCACATTCTTAAACTCCCCCAGGGGGAACTCGGCAAGGACTTCATCGTCAATCCATTTGATGGTCTCCAGGGGACTGAGGCGGCGGTTGGGGGGGCAGGCCACAATTATCTCCACAAAGCTGAGCCCCAGGCCCTCCATCTGCATCTGGAAGGCGGTGCGGAGGCAGCGTTTGGTGCGCTGAAAGCTGGCGGGGTCATTGACCGCCGTCCGGGCGCTGTAGCAGACACCCTTAAAGGTGGCCATAGTCTCAGCCACATGGGCGGGGAAGCCTTCCTCGTTTCCTCCCCGGCCCAGGGCGGTGGTGGAGGTCTTCTGCCCCAGGAGGGTGGTGGGCGACATCTGGCCGCCGGTAGTGCCGTAGTTGTTATTGTTGAGCATGATGATGGTTATCTTCTCCCCCCGGATGGCCGCGGAGACGGTAGAGCCTGCGCCAATGGCAAAGCAGTCCCCATCCCCCTGGACGGTGAACACCAGGGGGTACTTGAGGATGCGCTTTACGGCCGTGGCCACATCGGGGGGGCGGCCATGGGCAGCCATCACGAAGTCCATCTTCCAGAGGAAGGGGAGAAAGCTGTTGCAGCCTATCCCCACCACGGCAATAGCCTCCCCTACCAGACCCGTCTCCTCCAGCACCTGGAGAAGAGCTTCCGAGGCCACGGGCTCCTGGCAACCCGGGCAGAAAGGGATGGTGGCAAACTCCGGCCTTGTCCAGAGTGGGGAGCCCCCCGTCACCCTCACCTTCTCCATCTAGTAGACCTCCTCTATCTTCTCCAGGACCTTATCGGGGAAGACCATCCCCTGCTCCCGGGGCTCATGCCTGGCCAGCATCCCCAGGAAATGGACTTCCCCCGCGGCCATCTCCACATCCTCCAGCATCTGCCCCAGGTTATCCTCCACCACCAGGAATTTGGCGCTCTTGCAGAGCTTCCTTATAGCCTCATAGGGGAAGGGCCAGAGGGAGATGGGGCGCACCAGGCCCACCTTCATCCCCCGCTCCCGGGCAGCTTGCGTAGCCTCCAGGGCCATCCGGGCCGTAGAGCCAAAGGCTACCAGGATAAGCCTGGCATCCTCCACACAGTGGGCCTCGTAACGAACCTCGCTGGCCCTCATGGCCTTGAGCTTCCTGTCAAAAGCAGACATGAAGTCCAGATAGGTAGGGTACTGGGGGGAAGGGAAGAAACCCTGGCCTGCGCTGAGGCCCCGGCGCTGGCCATCTTGGTGGCGGGTTATCCCCTTCACCGCCCAGTCCTTGGGGGGCAATGAGCCGAAGTCCAGCGCCTTCACCTCCAGGGGCTCAGCCATCTGCCCCAGGATGGCATCGGAAAGGACCACCGTGGGGTTGCGGTATTTATCGGCCAGGTAGAAGGCGAGCTGGACATGGTCATGGAGCTCCTGGACCGACCAGGGGGCCAGGACAATATTGCGGTATCCCCCCCCTCCTCCCCCTCTGGTGGCTGAGGTGTAATCCATCTGGGAATGGCGGGTAGTGCCCACCCCCGGGCCCCCCCGGGAGACCAGCACCACCACGCAGGGCAGTTCGGCATTGGCCAGGTTGGACATCCCCTCCTGCATCAGGCCCCAGCCGGGGCTGGAGGTGGAGGTCATGGCCCTGACCCCGGTAGCGGCGGCACCGTAGAGCATGTTGATGCTGGCCGTTTCCGACTGGGACTGGACGAAGACCTTGCCCCGGGGAGGGAACTCCCGGGCAAACCACTCGGTCAGCTCATTCTGAGGGGTAATGGGATAGCCGAAGAATGCGCCACAGCCCGCCGCCAAGGCCCCCCACCCCGCCGCCTCATTGCCCTGGAGTAAGAGCCTCTGGACCATCCTAGGCCCTGGCCGGCCTTTCGGCCTCTACATATCGGAAGACCTCTATAGCCTGGTCGGGGCACATCCAGGCGCAGACGCCACAGGCGTTGCACCGGGAGGGGTCGGAGAAGAGGGGGAGGAGATAGCCCTGATGGGTGAACTTGTCCCCTGGCTGGACGATACACCCACGGGCGCAGAACCTGACGCAGTAGCCGCACCCCTTGCAGTACCGCTCGTTGATAACTATATCCCCCAGCGCCATTAGGACAATAATATATTCCAGCATTGCCCCCAGCGTCAACTTTATCCCCGGGAGCCAGGGGAGTTATAATAGGGCTATGCCCGTCCTCTACCGCAAGTGGCGCCCGCAGACCCTGACCGAGGTGGTGGGGCAGGAGCCCACCACCCGCACCCTCCTCCATGCCCTGGAGGCAGGCCGGGTGGCCCATGCCTACCTCTTTTGCGGGCCCCGGGGCACGGGCAAGACCAGCAGCGGCCGTATCCTGGCCAAGGCGGTCAACTGCCTTAACGGCGGCCGGGGGGAGCCCTGCAACGCCTGCGACATGTGCCTGGCCATCACCCAGGGCCGGGCCCTGGATGTGGTGGAGGTGGACGCCGCCAGCAACCGGGGCATTGACGAGATAAGGGACCTGCGGGAGAAAGTGGCCTATGCCCCCGGCCAGGCCCGCCGCAAGGTCTATATCATTGACGAGGTCCATATGCTCACCGACCCCGCCTCCAACGCCCTCCTCAAGACCCTGGAGGAGCCCCCGCCCTACGCCATCTTCATCCTGTGCACCACCGAGCCCCACCGGGTCCTGCCCACCATCCTCTC carries:
- a CDS encoding 2-oxoglutarate oxidoreductase, which codes for MEKVRVTGGSPLWTRPEFATIPFCPGCQEPVASEALLQVLEETGLVGEAIAVVGIGCNSFLPFLWKMDFVMAAHGRPPDVATAVKRILKYPLVFTVQGDGDCFAIGAGSTVSAAIRGEKITIIMLNNNNYGTTGGQMSPTTLLGQKTSTTALGRGGNEEGFPAHVAETMATFKGVCYSARTAVNDPASFQRTKRCLRTAFQMQMEGLGLSFVEIIVACPPNRRLSPLETIKWIDDEVLAEFPLGEFKNVGREEMEDREPVEVKG
- the vorB gene encoding 3-methyl-2-oxobutanoate dehydrogenase subunit VorB — its product is MVQRLLLQGNEAAGWGALAAGCGAFFGYPITPQNELTEWFAREFPPRGKVFVQSQSETASINMLYGAAATGVRAMTSTSSPGWGLMQEGMSNLANAELPCVVVLVSRGGPGVGTTRHSQMDYTSATRGGGGGGYRNIVLAPWSVQELHDHVQLAFYLADKYRNPTVVLSDAILGQMAEPLEVKALDFGSLPPKDWAVKGITRHQDGQRRGLSAGQGFFPSPQYPTYLDFMSAFDRKLKAMRASEVRYEAHCVEDARLILVAFGSTARMALEATQAARERGMKVGLVRPISLWPFPYEAIRKLCKSAKFLVVEDNLGQMLEDVEMAAGEVHFLGMLARHEPREQGMVFPDKVLEKIEEVY
- the lsrF gene encoding 3-hydroxy-5-phosphonooxypentane-2,4-dione thiolase; amino-acid sequence: MDWGMKNRLARLIQPDGHCLFLPIDHGYFQGPTTKLERPGETMKPLLPYFDALFVTRGVLRSAIDPENTKPVILRVSGGASIVGKDLSHEGLTTSVKEALRLNASGVGISIFVGSEHERESLLNLAKLVDEGEEYGLPVMAVTAVGKELEKREARYLALCCRIAAELGARVVKTYWCEGFEKVVNGCPVPVVIAGGPKVDTELEVFNFVHDGMEKGAIGVNLGRNIWQHDYPVAMVKALRAIIHENANPKQAHDIFRKEKEKAVRAPE
- a CDS encoding ferredoxin family protein, with protein sequence MLEYIIVLMALGDIVINERYCKGCGYCVRFCARGCIVQPGDKFTHQGYLLPLFSDPSRCNACGVCAWMCPDQAIEVFRYVEAERPARA
- a CDS encoding 2-oxoacid:acceptor oxidoreductase family protein, with amino-acid sequence MKANHNVIIAGIGGQGVMLAGLTLAQAALEEYPYAVWLPSMTTAQRGGPCEATVVFSRETIASPLVWRPQAIVIMEASQLKSFLPRVKPGGWVVTESAGLNQRIDRGDVHIAKVPAIQLSVALTGDSQAANLVLLGAYIQATGVLSPSLLVSQLEKRFARSEKLKANIAAFHEGLKQGRTTIGQRR